From Oncorhynchus mykiss isolate Arlee chromosome 6, USDA_OmykA_1.1, whole genome shotgun sequence, the proteins below share one genomic window:
- the LOC110525629 gene encoding neurofilament light polypeptide, whose amino-acid sequence MSSIAYDPYFPSSSHKRRVMLRSGGYGDSAGGMASRSVYSSHSAPLSYHGSSRLHYPTYSRSSSMLLSTPRSAAAAELDISQAVQVSTEFKAVRTQEKAQLQELNDRFASFIERVHELEQQNKVLDAELLILRQRHGEPSHLRSLYEHEIRQLRAAVEEARDEKQAAQNHRDQMEEVLQSLQGRYEEEVVSREEVEGQLMDARKGADEAALGRAELEKRTETLLDELAFLKRLHEGEIAELQAQVQYNAQVSVEMEVAKPDLSSALRDIRVQYEKLAHRNLQSAEEWFRSKVSVMTEGTARNTDNIRNAKEDAGEYRRLIQTRNQEIEACRDRNQSLENQLQEVEEEQSAEIAALQESIGQLEDELRTTKNEMAQYLKDYQDLLNVKMALDIEIAAYRKLLEGEENRFSAVGPGTMSSVYSQSLCVAPSRNRPMFSMQSSLTSGAPYLRMYSSSFSSADEIIAASQAQPAESSPQEEEEEEGEKGDEEAKEEDVEEEKKAEDDNGDMKEEAEEEAKENGDDGGDENQEGRDGEEDGANETEEGHDKGEEDESKKEVEVAEEKEKPKDKNI is encoded by the exons ATGAGTTCCATTGCTTACGACCCTTACTTTCCCTCCTCTTCCCACAAGAGGAGGGTGATGCTGCGCAGTGGAGGGTATGGAGACAGTGCGGGAGGGATGGCATCCAGGTCTGTGTATTCCAGCCACTCTGCCCCCCTCTCATACCATGGGTCATCCCGACTGCATTACCCAACATACAGCCGTAGCTCCTCCATGCTGCTGTCTACCCCCAGATCTGCTGCCGCTGCTGAACTCGACATCAGCCAGGCGGTGCAGGTGAGCACTGAGTTCAAGGCCGTGCGGACGCAGGAGAAAGCCCAGCTACAGGAGCTGAATGACCGCTTTGCCAGTTTCATTGAGCGCGTCCACGAGCTGGAGCAGCAGAACAAGGTGCTGGATGCTGAACTGCTGATCCTCAGGCAGAGGCATGGCGAGCCCTCCCACCTCAGGTCCCTGTATGAGCACGAGATCCGCCAGCTCCGTGCTGCTGTGGAGGAGGCCCGCGATGAGAAACAGGCTGCCCAGAACCACAGGGACCAGATGGAGGAGGTGCTGCAGAGTCTGCAGGGACGTTATGAAGAGGAGGTAGTGAGCAGGGAAGAGGTGGAGGGGCAACTGATGGATGCCAGGAAAGGGGCGGATGAGGCTGCTTTGGGCCGTGCTGAGCTGGAGAAGAGGACGGAGACGCTGCTGGATGAGCTGGCCTTCCTGAAACGTCTCCATGAGGGGGAGATAGCTGAGCTGCAGGCACAGGTGCAGTACAATGCCCAGGTGTCCGTGGAGATGGAGGTGGCCAAGCCAGACCTGTCTTCAGCCCTCCGAGACATCCGTGTCCAGTATGAGAAACTGGCACATCGCAACCTCCAGTCAGCCGAGGAATGGTTCCGCAGCAAGGTGAGTGTGATGACAGAAGGCACCGCCCGCAACACAGACAACATTCGCAATGCCAAAGAAGATGCCGGGGAGTACCGCCGCCTGATTCAAACACGGAACCAGGAGATTGAAGCCTGCCGTGATAGGAACCAGTCCCTGGAGAATCAGTtacaggaggtagaggaggaacaGAGTGCTGAGATCGCAGCCCTACAG GAATCAATTGGCCAGCTGGAGGATGAGTTGAGGACAACCAAGAATGAAATGGCTCAGTACCTGAAGGATTATCAAGACCTCTTGAATGTTAAGATGGCTCTGGACATCGAGATCGCAGCTTACAG GAAGCTGCTTGAAGGGGAGGAGAATCGCTTCAGTGCAGTAGGACCAGGGACAATGTCCAGTGTCTATTCCCAAAGCCTGTGTGTTGCCCCATCCCGCAACCGCCCCATGTTTTCCATGCAGTCCAGCCTGACCTCTGGTGCCCCCTACCTACGCATGTACAGCTCatcattctcctctgcagatgaGATTATAGCTGCTAGTCAAGCACAGCCTGCTGAGTCAAGTcctcaggaggaagaggaggaggaaggagagaagggagacgaGGAAGCAAAGGAAGAGGATGTTGAAGAAGAGAAAAAAGCAGAAG ATGACAATGGAGATATGAaggaagaggcagaagaggaggCTAAAGAAAATGGAGACGATGGAGGAGATGAAAACCAAgaaggtagagatggagaggaggatggagccAATGAAACAGAAGAAGGGCATGATAAGGGAGAAGAGGATGAAAGCAAAAAGGAAGTAGAAGTGGCAGAGGAAAAAGAGAAGCCAAAGGACAAAAATATTTAA